A single genomic interval of Metasolibacillus fluoroglycofenilyticus harbors:
- the pilM gene encoding type IV pilus biogenesis protein PilM yields the protein MFKFKKKSHVAMELNDYILRVLVKKGEQVTQWETYDILLAQGIVQEGVIVDEVALYKIIKENLALFGGKKQLVRTFVPDTSVLLKTFEHPDDVAGSKLKPYVQMELGRTVHLPFHEPLIDVYDPIEGDGQATLFAAPSEEVTKLVNLLLDAPLTPEAIDIRALCHLRLLEKMEQLQNNKTYMITNWLINELTVCIYSNGHVDFLRFQTIDTDLTKWHGVVDSQNEVTFSYTGEEEDYRMLLIDRVMELDRIMNFFRFSLHKGEKMIDEIIVMGDNPWLPVISELIAESLPIALKIVDDKAIQQHYPNMKGKYTALMGLALKEVQT from the coding sequence ATGTTCAAATTTAAAAAGAAGTCACATGTAGCAATGGAACTAAATGATTACATATTGCGTGTGCTCGTAAAAAAAGGTGAGCAGGTAACGCAATGGGAAACATATGATATTTTGCTTGCACAAGGAATTGTTCAGGAGGGCGTTATCGTAGATGAGGTAGCGCTCTACAAAATTATTAAAGAGAATCTAGCATTGTTTGGTGGGAAGAAGCAGCTTGTACGCACATTTGTGCCGGATACATCTGTTTTATTAAAGACATTCGAGCATCCGGACGATGTGGCTGGGAGCAAGCTGAAGCCTTATGTACAAATGGAGCTAGGGCGTACAGTGCATTTGCCGTTTCATGAGCCATTAATTGATGTTTATGACCCGATTGAAGGGGACGGGCAGGCGACATTGTTTGCAGCGCCTTCAGAGGAAGTGACGAAGCTTGTTAATTTATTGTTAGATGCACCACTCACGCCAGAGGCTATCGATATTCGGGCACTATGTCATTTGAGATTACTAGAAAAAATGGAGCAATTACAAAATAATAAAACATATATGATTACGAATTGGTTGATTAACGAATTAACGGTTTGTATTTATTCGAATGGACATGTTGATTTTTTACGCTTCCAAACAATCGACACAGATTTGACAAAATGGCATGGGGTAGTTGATAGTCAAAATGAAGTGACGTTCTCCTATACTGGGGAGGAAGAGGACTATCGAATGCTCCTTATCGACCGTGTAATGGAGCTTGACCGAATTATGAATTTCTTTAGGTTCTCTCTGCATAAAGGTGAAAAAATGATTGATGAAATTATAGTTATGGGCGATAATCCATGGCTTCCTGTTATCAGTGAGCTAATTGCTGAAAGCTTGCCGATAGCGCTTAAAATAGTTGATGATAAAGCGATTCAGCAACATTATCCGAATATGAAAGGCAAATATACGGCGCTTATGGGACTTGCTTTGAAGGAGGTACAGACATGA
- a CDS encoding potassium transporter → MFSNKNSAPILLTALIALILFASYYYFVLPKKQEAERLNSSVSSLQQEIISLQSQIALKQNEERKAPENLFALQKKVPAHKDIVNLLLNMEEIELLSTSKITGMQFNNYDALVSESELQDPIDTEADSATEEQATEELPTSSIAKETLPPELQMVTFNIELESKNEADLTIFLKELESLQRVIRVDQIDLQVPGEADLVEDGTPKTVSATIQATTFYYDSAENSYHYK, encoded by the coding sequence ATGTTTAGCAATAAAAATTCAGCCCCAATTTTGTTGACAGCGCTTATCGCACTGATTTTGTTCGCAAGCTATTATTATTTTGTTTTACCAAAAAAGCAGGAGGCAGAGCGTTTGAACAGCTCTGTATCTAGTCTTCAGCAGGAAATTATAAGCTTACAATCGCAAATTGCGCTGAAGCAAAATGAAGAGAGAAAAGCTCCAGAAAATCTTTTTGCACTGCAAAAGAAAGTACCAGCGCATAAAGATATTGTGAATTTATTATTAAATATGGAAGAAATTGAATTGCTATCCACATCTAAAATTACAGGAATGCAATTTAATAATTATGATGCTTTAGTAAGTGAGTCTGAGCTACAGGACCCAATTGATACAGAAGCTGACTCAGCAACAGAAGAACAAGCGACTGAGGAGTTACCAACCTCTTCAATTGCTAAGGAAACATTGCCACCAGAGCTGCAAATGGTCACATTTAATATTGAATTAGAATCGAAGAATGAAGCGGATTTGACTATATTTTTGAAAGAATTAGAGTCCTTGCAGCGTGTTATTCGGGTTGATCAAATTGATTTACAGGTTCCCGGAGAAGCGGATTTAGTAGAAGATGGTACACCTAAAACAGTTTCTGCTACAATACAAGCAACAACATTCTATTATGATTCAGCAGAAAACTCCTACCACTATAAATAA
- a CDS encoding prepilin peptidase yields MTITYTIFSFLLGLILGSFYNVVGLRIPKNESIVYPGSHCTNCRRSLTALDLVPVLSYILLRGKCRTCKVRISPIYMIMELLTGLFFALSYWQLGLSLELIVAWLFISLLIIITVSDTAYMLIPNKILLFFLPLLVLGRVLSPLEPWWDSLLGAAIGFGVLLLIAVVSKGGMGGGDIKLFFVIGLVLGTVNTLLTLFLAAVIGMIVGLVILKRQNKGRKTPIPFGPSIALAAIIVYFFGDSMMDWYINLFL; encoded by the coding sequence ATGACAATCACATATACCATATTTTCTTTTTTACTAGGGCTTATACTCGGCTCTTTTTATAATGTTGTAGGCTTACGTATTCCCAAAAATGAATCCATTGTTTATCCAGGCTCTCATTGTACAAATTGTCGCCGCTCATTAACTGCTCTAGATTTAGTACCAGTACTTTCCTATATTTTATTGCGCGGGAAATGTCGTACATGTAAAGTGCGCATTTCCCCAATATATATGATTATGGAGCTTCTAACAGGGCTCTTTTTTGCCTTGTCCTATTGGCAGCTTGGGCTTTCGTTAGAGCTTATTGTTGCTTGGCTTTTTATTTCGTTACTCATTATTATTACAGTGTCAGATACCGCTTATATGCTAATACCAAACAAAATATTATTGTTCTTTTTACCTTTATTAGTATTAGGACGAGTTCTATCACCTTTAGAGCCTTGGTGGGATAGCTTGCTCGGTGCAGCAATTGGCTTTGGAGTTTTGCTACTCATTGCAGTTGTTTCCAAAGGAGGCATGGGCGGGGGCGATATAAAGCTATTTTTCGTTATAGGGCTTGTTCTTGGTACAGTTAATACATTATTAACATTATTTTTAGCAGCAGTTATCGGCATGATTGTCGGTCTTGTCATTCTTAAAAGACAAAATAAAGGTCGCAAAACCCCCATTCCATTTGGGCCATCTATTGCATTGGCAGCTATTATCGTCTACTTTTTTGGTGATAGCATGATGGATTGGTATATAAATTTATTCCTCTAG
- a CDS encoding gamma-glutamyl-gamma-aminobutyrate hydrolase family protein, producing the protein MKPIIALTMHTGDKKLEINETYIQSVELAGGIPLCIPHLAAQDVEAVLNKVDGLLLIGGHDVNPYLYAQEPHEKLGMFHTKRDNSDLAILQSALTRKMPILAICRGHQVLNVAFGGTLIQDIPSQWEQPIAHVQTSIRDEATHTVKIQGEQLRGIFGAEQIRTNSFHHQAIDQLGEGLVAAGTALDGVNEAVEHSEHPFCIGVQWHPEAMAPSGDAHSIKLFKAFIEACK; encoded by the coding sequence ATGAAGCCAATTATTGCACTGACAATGCATACAGGAGATAAGAAGCTCGAAATTAATGAAACATACATACAATCGGTAGAGCTAGCTGGGGGAATACCTTTATGCATCCCACATCTTGCCGCACAGGATGTAGAGGCAGTATTAAATAAAGTAGATGGCTTGCTATTAATTGGAGGACATGATGTGAATCCTTACTTATACGCACAGGAGCCACATGAAAAGCTAGGTATGTTCCATACGAAGCGAGATAATAGTGATTTAGCGATTTTACAAAGTGCCTTAACTAGAAAAATGCCAATACTTGCGATTTGTCGTGGACATCAAGTATTGAATGTGGCATTTGGTGGTACGTTGATTCAAGATATTCCATCACAATGGGAGCAGCCCATTGCCCATGTGCAAACTTCTATAAGAGATGAGGCAACACACACCGTCAAAATTCAGGGTGAGCAATTGCGTGGAATTTTTGGGGCAGAACAAATTCGAACAAACTCCTTCCATCATCAAGCAATCGACCAACTAGGTGAGGGGTTAGTAGCTGCTGGTACGGCACTGGATGGTGTCAATGAGGCAGTCGAACATAGTGAGCACCCATTTTGCATCGGTGTACAATGGCATCCAGAGGCAATGGCTCCATCTGGAGATGCGCACTCCATTAAACTTTTTAAAGCCTTCATTGAAGCATGTAAATAA
- a CDS encoding MFS transporter has translation MGTTTINNTKQIKLDDVPLNKFHIKIAGLTFGAHFTDGYILGIVGFALTLLAPQMELSSFWIGLIGSSALFGLFLGSLILGWISDHIGRQKIFVLSFILITVASVLQFFAETPTELVIYRILIGIGLGGDYSVGHTLLAEISPRKYRGPLLGSFSVIWTFGYVAANIVGIYATSASPDAWKWMLASSAIPALIILFARMGTPESPRWLASKGRHEEALQIVQKHFGPNVILDDQTEHVGEKKGFMALFHKDMIKRTLFNSIFWVCLVMPYFAIYTFLPIILDEIGLQQGFGVDLLLNGLLIIGALLGIWFTIKFTRRGFLISSFVVLIIALGLLSILPSNLTVLMIIAFSIFTLILSAVSNLVGVFPAESFPTDIRSSGVGFATSISRLGSAASTFLLPMSMANIGVQNTMLCLTVILVIGLVVSVAWAPETKTLSLTEAGNTDE, from the coding sequence ATGGGTACGACAACTATAAACAACACAAAGCAGATTAAGCTCGATGATGTACCATTAAATAAATTTCATATTAAAATTGCAGGATTAACTTTTGGTGCTCACTTTACAGATGGATACATTTTAGGGATTGTTGGATTTGCACTTACACTTTTAGCACCTCAAATGGAGTTATCTTCTTTTTGGATTGGCTTAATTGGTAGTTCAGCTTTATTCGGCCTTTTTTTAGGGAGTCTTATTTTAGGCTGGATTTCTGACCATATCGGAAGACAAAAAATATTTGTGCTTAGCTTTATTTTAATTACAGTTGCATCGGTCTTACAATTTTTCGCTGAAACTCCAACAGAATTAGTAATTTACCGCATTTTAATCGGTATTGGCCTAGGCGGTGATTACAGTGTAGGACATACATTATTAGCTGAAATTTCACCACGTAAATATCGCGGTCCTTTATTAGGTTCGTTTAGTGTTATTTGGACATTCGGTTACGTAGCAGCAAATATTGTCGGTATTTATGCGACAAGCGCTTCTCCAGATGCTTGGAAATGGATGCTTGCTTCTTCTGCTATTCCAGCATTAATTATTTTATTTGCCCGTATGGGTACACCAGAATCTCCGAGATGGCTAGCAAGTAAGGGGCGACATGAAGAGGCTTTACAAATTGTTCAAAAGCATTTTGGTCCAAACGTTATTTTAGATGACCAAACAGAGCATGTCGGAGAGAAAAAAGGTTTTATGGCATTATTTCATAAAGATATGATAAAACGTACATTATTTAATAGTATTTTTTGGGTATGTTTAGTAATGCCTTACTTTGCTATTTATACATTCTTACCAATTATTTTAGATGAAATTGGCTTGCAGCAAGGCTTTGGCGTTGACTTATTATTAAATGGTTTACTAATTATTGGTGCATTATTAGGTATTTGGTTCACAATTAAATTTACTAGACGTGGATTCTTAATTTCTTCGTTCGTTGTACTAATTATTGCACTTGGCTTATTAAGTATTTTACCGAGTAATTTAACTGTTTTAATGATTATCGCCTTCTCTATATTTACTTTAATTTTATCAGCGGTAAGTAATTTAGTAGGGGTATTCCCTGCGGAAAGCTTCCCTACGGATATTCGCTCTTCTGGGGTAGGCTTTGCTACTTCTATTAGTCGACTTGGCTCAGCAGCAAGTACTTTCTTACTTCCAATGAGCATGGCAAATATAGGTGTACAAAATACAATGCTTTGCTTAACGGTTATTTTAGTTATCGGTCTAGTTGTTTCTGTAGCGTGGGCTCCTGAAACAAAAACTTTATCATTAACTGAGGCTGGTAATACTGACGAATAA
- a CDS encoding IclR family transcriptional regulator, with product MNTNTLSTNKNSRDGSTVQAVDRALMLLKLIGESKSPISLKDLVASCGLNRTTVWRLIGSLENEGLVEKDPMTNGYRLGFLFYRLAMQNNPYNSLIHRAKNTLEALRDAIDETVILSVPKMDGIYTINQLDPSQSVRLVDYTNTITPLHHCTSNGKVLLSTFSENELEQYLSKELIAKTTHTITDKAQLIEQINWTRHNKVGLSIGEYGENENAMSAPIFDTHQNLVAFITIGGPGFRLTKEDLLNLKGTLLQAAKEIEQNLTSFGK from the coding sequence ATGAATACAAATACTTTATCGACAAACAAAAATAGTAGGGATGGTTCAACTGTTCAAGCAGTTGACCGAGCATTGATGCTATTAAAGCTTATAGGAGAAAGTAAGAGTCCAATATCTTTAAAGGACTTAGTAGCGAGCTGCGGATTAAATCGAACAACTGTATGGCGCTTGATTGGAAGCTTAGAAAATGAGGGCTTAGTTGAAAAAGACCCTATGACAAATGGCTATCGTCTTGGCTTTTTATTTTACCGACTAGCGATGCAAAATAATCCGTATAATTCATTAATTCATCGAGCAAAAAACACTTTAGAAGCATTGCGAGATGCCATTGATGAAACAGTGATTTTAAGCGTCCCTAAAATGGATGGGATATACACAATCAATCAGCTCGACCCATCACAAAGCGTTCGACTAGTGGACTACACAAATACAATCACCCCGCTCCATCATTGCACGTCAAACGGCAAAGTACTGCTGAGTACATTTTCAGAAAATGAGTTAGAACAATATTTAAGTAAGGAGTTAATTGCAAAAACCACGCATACCATTACAGACAAAGCGCAGCTGATAGAACAAATTAATTGGACACGCCATAACAAAGTAGGTCTTTCAATTGGTGAATATGGTGAAAATGAAAATGCCATGTCTGCTCCAATATTCGACACGCATCAAAACTTAGTAGCATTTATTACGATTGGAGGCCCTGGCTTTAGATTAACGAAGGAGGATTTATTGAATTTAAAGGGGACTTTACTTCAAGCGGCAAAGGAAATAGAGCAAAATTTAACTTCTTTCGGCAAATGA
- a CDS encoding lyase family protein, whose amino-acid sequence MRVEKDSFGTVEIPDAALYGIQTVRTKENLSFSKNVLKEYKEYITSLAHVKKAAALANFDAKTISEIVKEKILGACNELLQGKYLEHFVVDVYHGGGGIGINMNVNEVIANLCNKEKGVYSAVHPIDHVNASQSTADVCHTAIRLAIYEAYQQLHGEIVELIAVMNQKTNEFMPVATISRTCLQDASRMQLGEKFSGFEAVIKRRHIKLCHAVDELLTVNLGGTVIGKGEGANELYRRIIMQKLQEVTNLPVKRRENLFDAAQNIDDLVEVSKQFSLFASALLKIAKDLRLLSSGPEAGFSEISLPAIQAGSSFFPGKVNPVIPETVIQCCAEIIGIERIIQVTFEHGDLDLNVFENFAGIHLLDGIYMMVNCVRSFTELCFQGIMANEDRCKELANSRIPQICDLKEKFGYSETMRLLKGQAAIKEDENR is encoded by the coding sequence ATGCGAGTAGAGAAGGACAGTTTTGGAACAGTTGAGATTCCTGATGCCGCTTTGTACGGAATACAAACTGTTCGAACAAAGGAGAATTTATCCTTTTCTAAAAATGTACTAAAAGAGTACAAAGAGTATATTACAAGCTTAGCGCATGTGAAAAAAGCAGCGGCGCTAGCCAATTTTGATGCTAAGACAATTTCTGAAATAGTGAAGGAAAAAATCTTGGGAGCCTGTAACGAATTATTGCAGGGAAAATATTTAGAGCATTTCGTCGTCGATGTGTATCACGGTGGGGGCGGAATAGGGATTAATATGAACGTCAATGAGGTCATTGCAAATTTATGCAATAAGGAAAAAGGCGTTTATTCAGCGGTTCACCCAATTGACCATGTTAATGCATCACAATCGACAGCCGATGTGTGTCATACCGCAATTCGTTTAGCGATTTACGAGGCATATCAGCAATTGCATGGTGAAATTGTCGAGCTGATAGCTGTAATGAACCAAAAGACGAATGAATTCATGCCTGTTGCAACGATTTCACGTACTTGCTTACAAGATGCATCACGTATGCAATTAGGCGAAAAGTTTAGCGGCTTTGAAGCGGTAATAAAAAGAAGGCATATAAAGCTATGTCATGCAGTCGACGAGCTATTAACAGTCAATCTAGGTGGCACTGTTATCGGAAAAGGTGAGGGGGCAAATGAGCTCTACAGGCGGATTATTATGCAGAAATTACAGGAAGTGACCAATCTACCTGTTAAAAGAAGAGAGAATTTATTTGATGCAGCTCAAAATATTGATGATTTAGTAGAGGTTTCGAAGCAATTTAGTTTATTTGCGAGTGCTTTATTAAAAATCGCAAAGGATTTACGATTGCTATCTTCTGGTCCCGAGGCTGGCTTTTCAGAAATATCATTACCAGCTATTCAAGCAGGCTCATCGTTTTTCCCGGGGAAGGTTAATCCTGTTATCCCTGAAACCGTCATCCAATGCTGCGCGGAAATAATAGGTATAGAGCGAATTATTCAAGTTACATTTGAGCATGGTGATTTAGATTTAAACGTATTCGAAAACTTTGCAGGGATTCATCTATTAGATGGGATATATATGATGGTCAACTGTGTTCGTAGTTTTACTGAGCTTTGCTTCCAAGGAATAATGGCAAATGAAGATAGATGTAAGGAGCTTGCGAATTCACGTATACCTCAAATTTGCGACTTGAAAGAAAAATTTGGCTATAGTGAAACGATGCGATTGCTGAAAGGGCAAGCAGCTATTAAGGAGGATGAAAATAGATGA
- a CDS encoding aldehyde dehydrogenase family protein, translating into MTQKIFEGIQQPQLQWAEKWLEETKKSYINGKWVSSEKTIESINPANGRVLGQFFCASKEDVDEAVVAAKAGLKNVTWKNMSNKERGRVLRKIADLIAKHHAELATLEALDNGKLYTEAYNDDVQEAHDLFEYYSGWTDKYYGENNPVDGNFLSVTTRDPIGVCGQIVPFNFPLQMAVLKMAPALATGNTVILKPADKTSFSAIRLFEIIDESGLLPKGVINLVLGNGEVGAYISKHMGIDKLSFTGSTKIGKQLVRDSADSNLKPVTLELGGKSPNIIFDDVKDLDAAIDRSFIGLFTHKAEKCSSPTRLFVQKSIYDIVVKKIAEMAENYKCGDPFDPESDQGAQVSKEHMESILAYIKSGKEQGARIVAGGERDVTGTNANGYFVKPTIFADVTNDMKIAQEEIFGPVLCVIPFETEEEVIEMANDTIYGLAAGLWTGDTSRAHRVANQLDAGMVFVNRYGCYDFASPFGGVKQSGWGREYAIHSLAAFTKQRAIWFAY; encoded by the coding sequence ATGACACAAAAAATTTTCGAGGGTATTCAACAACCGCAATTACAGTGGGCTGAAAAATGGCTTGAGGAAACGAAAAAAAGCTACATCAATGGAAAATGGGTAAGCAGTGAAAAAACAATTGAATCAATTAACCCAGCCAATGGAAGAGTATTAGGGCAATTTTTCTGCGCTAGTAAAGAAGATGTTGATGAGGCCGTAGTAGCAGCAAAAGCAGGCTTGAAAAATGTGACTTGGAAAAATATGAGCAATAAAGAGCGTGGTCGCGTACTGCGTAAAATTGCTGACTTAATTGCAAAGCATCATGCTGAACTTGCTACTTTAGAGGCACTCGATAACGGCAAGCTTTATACAGAGGCATACAACGATGATGTACAAGAAGCGCATGATTTATTTGAATATTATTCCGGTTGGACAGACAAGTATTACGGGGAAAACAACCCTGTTGATGGCAATTTTTTAAGTGTAACGACGCGTGATCCAATTGGCGTTTGCGGGCAAATAGTGCCATTTAATTTCCCATTACAAATGGCTGTACTAAAAATGGCTCCAGCATTGGCAACTGGTAACACAGTTATTTTAAAGCCTGCTGATAAAACATCTTTTTCAGCTATTCGTCTATTTGAAATTATTGATGAATCAGGCTTATTACCAAAGGGTGTTATTAATTTAGTTCTAGGTAATGGAGAAGTAGGGGCTTATATTAGCAAGCATATGGGGATTGATAAGCTGTCGTTTACTGGAAGCACAAAAATTGGAAAGCAATTAGTGCGTGATTCTGCAGATAGCAATTTAAAGCCAGTAACGCTAGAGCTTGGTGGTAAATCGCCAAATATTATTTTTGATGATGTAAAGGATTTAGATGCTGCAATCGACCGTTCGTTTATTGGTTTATTCACACATAAGGCAGAAAAATGCTCATCTCCAACCCGTTTATTCGTTCAAAAATCAATTTACGATATAGTGGTGAAGAAAATCGCTGAGATGGCAGAAAACTACAAATGTGGAGACCCATTTGACCCGGAAAGCGACCAAGGAGCACAAGTATCAAAAGAGCATATGGAATCAATTTTAGCTTACATTAAAAGCGGTAAGGAGCAAGGAGCACGTATCGTTGCAGGCGGTGAGCGCGATGTAACAGGTACAAATGCTAACGGCTATTTTGTAAAACCAACTATTTTTGCTGATGTGACAAATGATATGAAAATTGCGCAGGAAGAAATTTTTGGTCCAGTGCTTTGTGTCATTCCATTCGAAACAGAGGAAGAGGTTATCGAAATGGCTAACGATACAATTTACGGCTTAGCTGCTGGTTTATGGACGGGAGATACGTCACGTGCTCATCGCGTAGCAAATCAATTAGATGCAGGTATGGTCTTTGTGAATCGTTATGGCTGCTACGATTTTGCAAGCCCATTCGGTGGGGTGAAGCAAAGTGGCTGGGGTAGAGAATACGCCATCCATTCTTTAGCTGCGTTTACAAAACAACGAGCAATTTGGTTTGCTTATTAA
- a CDS encoding Zn-dependent alcohol dehydrogenase, producing the protein MKMKAAVMTEINKPLSILNVELAEPRHNEVLVKIAATGVCHSDLNALGDKTTPTPTILGHEGAGIVVKVGSNVTNVKVGDKVALSWVPYCGTCEFCVTGKVHLCESAFGPMFDGTLLDGTSRLSIDGDRVYHNSLLSTFAEYAVVPEMSCVKIPDEMPLAQASLIGCGVATGYGAAVNAAGVKPGSTVAIFGIGGVGVNAIQGAAIAGAAKIIAIDVKDANLEIAKKFGATHTVNSRTEDLKEIIKEITNGVGVHYAIDCSGHTICTESAWEITRKGGTIVVVGAFNPEQKLSLPAGGFHRVGKVLKGSFYGDTQPFRDFPMIAQLYLDGKFKLDQLILERIKLEDINKAFDSFHDACCINVGRAVIEFE; encoded by the coding sequence ATGAAAATGAAAGCTGCTGTAATGACAGAAATCAACAAACCACTATCAATTTTAAATGTGGAATTAGCAGAGCCAAGACATAACGAGGTGCTTGTCAAAATTGCTGCTACAGGCGTATGCCACAGTGACTTAAATGCATTAGGCGATAAAACGACGCCAACACCAACAATTTTAGGGCATGAAGGTGCAGGCATTGTTGTAAAAGTAGGCTCAAACGTAACGAATGTTAAAGTGGGCGATAAAGTAGCATTGAGCTGGGTTCCATATTGTGGTACTTGTGAATTTTGCGTGACAGGTAAAGTTCATTTATGTGAATCAGCTTTCGGTCCAATGTTTGATGGTACTTTATTAGACGGTACATCTCGCCTCAGCATTGATGGCGATAGAGTATACCATAATTCATTGCTATCAACATTTGCTGAATATGCGGTTGTTCCTGAAATGTCATGTGTAAAAATTCCAGATGAAATGCCATTAGCACAAGCGTCGTTAATTGGCTGTGGGGTGGCAACAGGTTACGGTGCTGCAGTAAATGCGGCAGGTGTAAAGCCTGGTTCAACAGTAGCTATTTTCGGTATCGGCGGTGTAGGTGTAAACGCAATTCAAGGTGCAGCAATTGCCGGTGCAGCGAAAATCATTGCAATTGATGTTAAGGATGCAAACCTAGAAATCGCGAAGAAATTCGGTGCAACACATACAGTAAACTCTAGAACGGAAGATTTAAAGGAAATTATTAAAGAGATTACAAACGGCGTAGGTGTACATTATGCAATTGATTGCTCAGGTCATACAATTTGTACGGAAAGCGCTTGGGAAATTACACGTAAAGGTGGCACAATCGTTGTTGTTGGTGCATTTAACCCAGAGCAAAAATTAAGCTTACCAGCTGGCGGATTCCACCGTGTTGGGAAGGTTTTAAAAGGGAGCTTCTATGGCGATACACAGCCGTTCCGTGATTTCCCAATGATTGCACAGCTTTATTTAGACGGCAAATTCAAGTTGGATCAGCTCATATTAGAACGTATTAAATTGGAGGATATTAATAAGGCATTCGATTCATTCCATGATGCTTGCTGTATCAACGTAGGTCGTGCAGTAATTGAATTTGAATAA
- a CDS encoding aspartate ammonia-lyase: MRIEKDFLGGMKLSSDVYYGIQTMRSIINFPISGKTIEGYPYLMKSLAYIKKAAALSNFEVGELAASLKDAIITAADEMIDGKFKNQFPVDIYQGGGGLSINMNVNEVLANRANEIITGNKGYTHVHPNEHVNMSQSTNDVLPSAMKLACFFYMQDLINCLTQFEKTLQHKEDEFQLLVKVSRTCLQDALPITFGQQFSAYRSFIARQINELKRLQEGCLQLVIGATAVGTGLGASTDYVEGMYRNLYDVTGLTVRKVENYFDGLQHADEYVRISSCLKGLCTGLSKMASDFRILSSGPIAGLGEIELPAVQSGSSIMPGKINPCIPEMMMQVCFDIYGKDQAITFAADRGELELNIWEAIIMKNLFEQFSLLLASIPVFREKCVAGVQVKKEINQLRAESTYALSVAISKQFSYEIANEIVAEAQSKKTTVKQIVVEKGLLSVDEAEKLLDPIHLTSLSRSLPSL, encoded by the coding sequence ATGAGAATAGAAAAAGATTTCCTAGGTGGAATGAAGCTTAGCTCTGATGTATATTACGGTATTCAAACGATGCGGTCAATAATTAATTTTCCTATTTCAGGAAAAACAATCGAAGGTTATCCTTATTTAATGAAATCATTAGCATACATTAAAAAAGCAGCGGCGCTTTCCAATTTCGAAGTTGGAGAGCTCGCTGCTTCTCTTAAAGATGCGATTATTACTGCGGCGGATGAAATGATTGATGGAAAGTTTAAAAATCAATTTCCAGTAGATATTTATCAAGGTGGCGGGGGTCTTTCAATTAATATGAATGTCAACGAAGTGCTCGCCAATCGCGCTAATGAAATTATAACAGGAAATAAGGGCTATACGCATGTGCATCCAAATGAACATGTCAATATGTCTCAATCTACAAATGATGTGCTACCAAGTGCGATGAAGCTAGCATGCTTTTTTTATATGCAGGATTTAATTAACTGTTTAACGCAGTTTGAGAAAACCCTTCAGCACAAGGAAGATGAATTTCAACTGCTCGTTAAAGTTTCCAGAACATGTTTACAAGACGCATTGCCGATTACATTTGGTCAGCAATTTAGCGCATACCGTTCATTTATTGCCAGACAAATAAATGAGTTGAAGAGGTTACAGGAAGGTTGCTTACAGCTTGTTATTGGGGCAACAGCAGTAGGTACGGGCTTAGGTGCTTCGACAGACTATGTCGAGGGGATGTATCGAAATTTATATGATGTAACAGGGCTGACAGTGCGAAAAGTAGAAAATTATTTTGATGGTCTACAGCACGCGGACGAGTATGTTAGAATTTCTAGCTGCTTAAAGGGGTTATGTACAGGACTTTCCAAAATGGCAAGTGATTTTAGAATACTCTCTTCGGGACCAATAGCGGGATTAGGTGAAATTGAGCTTCCAGCAGTTCAATCGGGTTCATCTATTATGCCTGGAAAAATCAATCCATGTATTCCTGAAATGATGATGCAAGTTTGCTTTGATATTTATGGCAAAGATCAGGCAATTACATTTGCGGCAGATAGAGGCGAGCTTGAATTGAATATTTGGGAAGCCATTATTATGAAAAATCTGTTTGAGCAATTTTCATTGTTACTAGCAAGCATTCCAGTGTTTCGAGAGAAGTGTGTAGCAGGAGTTCAAGTGAAAAAAGAAATTAATCAGCTTCGCGCGGAAAGCACCTACGCTCTATCGGTCGCAATTTCAAAACAATTTAGTTACGAAATTGCTAATGAAATAGTAGCGGAAGCGCAAAGCAAAAAAACAACGGTAAAACAGATTGTTGTTGAAAAAGGTTTATTAAGTGTGGACGAAGCTGAAAAATTACTCGATCCAATCCATTTAACCTCTTTAAGCAGAAGTCTTCCATCTCTATAG